A region of Pempheris klunzingeri isolate RE-2024b chromosome 15, fPemKlu1.hap1, whole genome shotgun sequence DNA encodes the following proteins:
- the LOC139214049 gene encoding somatostatin receptor type 5, protein MPAIVNLLFNVVSANTTISFTVVLPMVSLVSLVVGFGGHLLLWLVLVRNPRSRSKPSSVMLLNLSLADLGALLTLPCVLLSASFQNWQLGGATCVLLGYMTSVTVGVEIFSLAALSVLRYRIVAPRMRPPASLTQVLFTVVAIWLISVTMALPKVTYIDFDGGCTWSVGRDEWLLFLVPALLVYYVAPLLCIAINCGLIISHLHGCRGTLAADRRNKKATALLIGSTLVFAISWLPYYALEFVNVMSPRVSSAASPISSPPGPSEETGPRVSLLWEVASLMAILLVCLAPCWNPPLYFLLSRPAVRQLRALLPSFFHKHLGKKRVQRWRIAPAPPPRLPHPQPPTHSLTHQTLTHRLTQ, encoded by the exons ATGCCTGCTATAGTCAACCTCCTTTTCAACGTCGTCTCCGCCAACACCACCATCTCCTTCACCGTGGTGCTGCCCATGGTCAGTCTGGTGTCTCTTGTCGTGGGCTTTGGAGGCCACCTCCTGCTATGGCTGGTGCTGGTGAGGAACCCCCGCAGTCGCTCCAAGCCGAGCTCCGTCATGCTTCTGAACCTCAGCCTGGCAGACCTGGGCGCCCTGCTCACCCTGCCCTGCGTCCTTCTCAGTGCCAGCTTCCAGAACTGGCAGCTCGGCGGTGCGACCTGCGTCCTCCTGGGCTACATGACCTCAGTGACGGTGGGGGTGGAAATCTTCAGCCTGGCCGCGTTGTCGGTGCTGAGGTATCGTATTGTTGCACCACGGATGAGACCACCTGCTAGTCTGACACAAGT GTTATTCACCGTTGTCGCCATTTGGCTGATCTCAGTAACCATGGCCTTACCCAAGGTCACCTACATCGACTTTGATGGGGGTTGCACGTGGTCAGTGGGCCGAGACGAGTGGCTGCTCTTCCTGGTTCCTGCTCTCCTGGTTTATTACGTGGCCCCCCTCCTCTGTATCGCCATCAACTGTGGCCTCATCATCTCTCACCTGCACGGCTGCAGGGGCACTCTGGCCGCCGACAGACGCAACAAGAAAGCTACTGCTCTGCTGATTGGTTCAACGCTGGTTTTTGCAATTAGCTGGTTGCCATATTATGCGCTTGAGTTTGTCAACGTTATGTCCCCTCGTGTTAGCTCAGCAGCTTCTCCCATTAGCAG CCCGCCTGGGCCTAGTGAGGAAACAGGCCCAAGGGTGTCCTTGCTGTGGGAGGTGGCGTCCCTGATGGCCATCTTGTTGGTGTGTCTGGCTCCCTGCTGGAACCCGCCCCtctacttcctgttgtcacgTCCGGCCGTGCGTCAGCTCCGAGCTCTGCTGCCTTCCTTCTTTCATAAGCACTTGGGAAAAAAGCGTGTGCAGCGCTGGCGTattgctcctgctcctcccccaCGCCTGCCACACCCTCAGCctcccacacactcacttactcacCAAACCctgacacacagactgactCAGTGA